One genomic region from Anguilla rostrata isolate EN2019 chromosome 2, ASM1855537v3, whole genome shotgun sequence encodes:
- the LOC135247857 gene encoding ADP-ribosylation factor-like protein 4D — translation MGNQLTEIAPNTPFLPNFQCLHVVVIGLDAAGKTSLLYRLKLSEFVKTIPTKGFNTEKIKVAVGNSRAITFQVWDVGGQEKLRPLWKSYTRRTDGMVFVVDSTEAERMEEAKVELHKITRTSENQGVPVLLLANKQDLTSALSVAEVEKVLALHELSASTLHHTQGCSAVDGQGLQHGLEKLYEMILKRKKMVRHSKKKR, via the coding sequence ATGGGGAACCAGCTGACGGAGATTGCTCCTAACACTCCTTTCCTGCCAAACTTCCAGTGCTTGCATGTGGTGGTCATCGGCCTCGACGCCGCAGGCAAGACCTCCCTGCTGTACCGTCTGAAGCTGAGCGAGTTTGTGAAGACAATCCCCACCAAGGGCTTCAACACAGAGAAAATCAAGGTCGCGGTGGGCAACTCGCGCGCCATCACCTTCCAGGTGTGGGACGTGGGCGGCCAGGAGAAGCTCCGCCCGCTGTGGAAGTCGTACACGCGGCGGACGGACGGCATGGTCTTCGTGGTGGACTCCACCGAGGCCGAGCGCATGGAAGAGGCCAAGGTGGAGCTGCACAAGATCACCCGCACTTCGGAGAACCAGGGGGTTCCGGTGCTCCTGCTGGCCAACAAGCAGGACTTGACGTCTGCGCTGTCGGTGGCGGAGGTGGAAAAGGTGCTCGCCCTCCACGAACTGAGCGCCTCCACCCTGCACCACACGCAGGGCTGCAGCGCAGTCGACGGCCAGGGCCTGCAGCACGGCCTAGAGAAACTGTACGAAATGATTCTGAAGAGAAAGAAGATGGTCAGACACAGCAAGAAGAAGAGATGA